A window from Hymenobacter volaticus encodes these proteins:
- the hpt gene encoding hypoxanthine phosphoribosyltransferase — MNPDHISLHNKQFEPYLSAARLATAIEKLAAQLNQDYADKTPLFVAVLNGSFMFAADLLKALHIPCEISFIRVASYEGTSSTGKVQEVLGLTEEIGGRHVVILEDIVDTGHTMRMLLDTLGDKQPASLEVASLFMKPECLQHELSIRYVGLSIPNDFIVGYGLDFDGLGRNYPDVYKAV, encoded by the coding sequence ATGAACCCGGATCATATTTCGCTGCACAACAAGCAGTTTGAGCCTTATTTGTCGGCTGCCCGTCTCGCAACAGCAATTGAGAAGCTAGCCGCTCAACTCAACCAAGACTACGCCGACAAAACTCCTTTGTTTGTGGCCGTTCTCAATGGCTCGTTTATGTTCGCGGCTGACTTGTTGAAAGCTTTGCATATTCCTTGTGAAATATCCTTTATTCGGGTGGCATCTTACGAGGGCACTAGCAGCACCGGCAAGGTGCAAGAAGTACTAGGCCTGACCGAAGAAATAGGGGGGAGGCACGTCGTTATCCTGGAAGATATTGTCGACACAGGGCATACCATGCGAATGCTGCTCGATACGCTTGGAGATAAGCAACCGGCTTCTCTTGAGGTGGCTAGCTTATTCATGAAGCCTGAATGCTTGCAGCACGAATTGTCCATTCGCTATGTGGGGCTTAGCATTCCCAATGATTTTATTGTAGGCTACGGTCTGGACTTCGACGGTTTGGGGCGCAATTACCCCGATGTTTATAAAGCTGTATAG
- a CDS encoding NAD(P)H-dependent oxidoreductase encodes MIIVDKALEQRQKAGNPIRVAMIGAGFMAQGVARQICRYVPGMELVAIANRTIDKARQAYTDSGVTNIREVGTQSQLEACIQLGQPAITDDALLLSRAAGIDAIIEVTGAVEHGAHVVMEAIKHGKHIILLNAELDGTVGAILKVYADRAGVVYTVSDGDQPGVTLNLARFVKGIGVKPVLCGNIKGLHDPYRNPTTQEGFARQWGQNPSMVTSFADGSKISFEQAVIANALDMRVARRGMLGPTVDPGTPIAKAAEWYPQDILLNGSHGIVDYVVGADPGPGVFVLGTIDDPVQQHYLKLYKLGPGPLYCFYTPYHLCHFETPTSVARAVLFQDAALAPAGPMRVEVVTAAKIPLKAGQQLDGIGHYHTYGLAENADVTREENLLPIGVAEGCILRHDIERDQVLTYDDVILPEGRLIDQLRAEQAAYFNYANTANSIANTESVAG; translated from the coding sequence ATGATAATTGTTGATAAAGCACTAGAACAACGGCAAAAAGCCGGAAACCCAATCCGAGTGGCCATGATAGGCGCTGGTTTCATGGCCCAAGGCGTAGCACGCCAGATTTGCCGCTACGTACCAGGTATGGAATTGGTGGCTATTGCCAACCGAACCATAGATAAAGCTCGCCAAGCTTATACCGACTCTGGTGTAACCAACATTCGGGAGGTAGGCACCCAGTCACAGCTTGAAGCTTGCATTCAGCTAGGTCAGCCCGCTATTACCGACGACGCCTTGTTGCTCAGCCGTGCCGCTGGTATTGATGCTATCATCGAAGTTACGGGTGCTGTAGAACACGGTGCGCATGTAGTGATGGAAGCTATCAAACACGGCAAGCATATCATTCTACTCAACGCCGAACTTGATGGTACAGTAGGCGCTATTCTGAAGGTGTACGCCGACCGTGCCGGTGTGGTGTATACAGTTTCCGACGGCGACCAGCCGGGCGTAACACTCAACTTGGCCCGCTTTGTAAAAGGCATTGGTGTGAAGCCCGTGCTATGCGGCAATATTAAAGGTCTGCACGACCCTTATCGGAACCCAACTACCCAAGAAGGATTTGCCCGGCAGTGGGGTCAAAACCCAAGCATGGTTACCAGCTTTGCTGATGGCAGCAAAATCAGCTTCGAGCAGGCCGTTATTGCCAACGCCTTGGATATGCGCGTTGCTCGCCGCGGCATGCTGGGCCCAACTGTTGACCCTGGCACTCCTATCGCTAAGGCAGCCGAATGGTATCCGCAGGATATATTGCTCAACGGCAGCCACGGCATTGTTGATTATGTAGTAGGTGCCGACCCAGGACCTGGTGTGTTTGTCCTCGGAACCATTGATGATCCGGTGCAGCAACACTACCTGAAGCTCTACAAACTTGGTCCTGGACCATTGTACTGCTTCTATACCCCCTACCACCTCTGCCACTTCGAAACGCCAACTTCGGTTGCCCGCGCTGTCCTGTTCCAGGATGCGGCTCTTGCCCCGGCAGGCCCAATGCGTGTAGAAGTTGTGACGGCCGCTAAGATTCCATTGAAGGCCGGACAGCAGTTGGATGGCATCGGGCACTACCATACGTACGGCCTGGCTGAAAACGCCGACGTGACGCGTGAGGAGAATCTGCTTCCTATTGGTGTGGCTGAAGGCTGCATTTTGCGTCACGACATCGAGCGTGACCAAGTGCTAACGTATGATGACGTGATTCTGCCCGAAGGCCGCCTAATCGACCAATTGCGTGCCGAGCAAGCAGCTTACTTTAATTATGCAAACACTGCTAACAGTATAGCAAATACTGAATCAGTTGCTGGCTAG
- the rfbC gene encoding dTDP-4-dehydrorhamnose 3,5-epimerase: MLFTPTKLAGAFIIDVERRTDERGFFARSWCEDEFAAHGIHMPPLQANVSSNPLRGTLRGMHYQLPPHEETKLVRCTRGAIYDVIVDLREESPTYGEWIGVELTADSFRMLFVPGRFAHGFITLADNTDVTYQVSAKYAPGAERGLRWNDPTIGIQWPIEPVLISEKDSNHPDYMLTPRQVAAAN, translated from the coding sequence ATGCTATTTACCCCAACTAAGTTAGCTGGCGCCTTCATTATTGATGTAGAGCGCCGGACGGATGAGCGCGGCTTTTTCGCTCGTTCTTGGTGCGAAGATGAATTTGCTGCCCATGGCATTCATATGCCTCCGCTCCAAGCCAATGTATCGTCGAATCCACTGCGTGGTACGCTGCGTGGCATGCACTATCAACTGCCACCGCACGAAGAAACTAAACTGGTACGCTGCACTCGTGGCGCTATCTACGACGTGATTGTAGACCTGCGGGAAGAGTCGCCTACGTATGGTGAGTGGATTGGTGTCGAGTTGACCGCCGACTCATTCCGGATGCTGTTCGTACCCGGCCGGTTTGCCCACGGTTTCATCACCCTCGCCGACAACACCGACGTTACCTATCAAGTATCGGCTAAGTATGCTCCTGGTGCCGAGCGTGGCTTGCGTTGGAACGACCCAACTATTGGTATCCAATGGCCAATCGAGCCGGTCCTAATTTCAGAAAAGGACAGCAACCATCCTGACTATATGCTCACTCCACGGCAAGTTGCTGCCGCGAATTAA
- a CDS encoding RNA polymerase sigma factor: protein MSPAAPSTDFVAVINEYQPLLRRVCRLYCADADDRQDLFQEVVLQLWRAWPKYVPQEGAKLSTWLYRIALNVAISNLRQRTRRPQPASLEGEALHLAQAAEPIGYEPEEMAALYRAINRLSEVDKAFVLLYLEERTYEEMAEILGITQNNVRVKMHRVQEKLRQLLTQPA from the coding sequence ATGAGCCCCGCTGCGCCCTCTACTGATTTTGTTGCCGTTATCAACGAGTATCAGCCGCTATTGCGGCGGGTGTGCCGGTTGTACTGCGCAGATGCCGATGATCGGCAAGATTTGTTTCAGGAGGTGGTGCTGCAACTCTGGCGGGCTTGGCCGAAATATGTGCCGCAAGAAGGCGCTAAGCTCAGCACATGGCTATACCGTATTGCGCTAAACGTAGCCATTAGCAATCTGCGGCAGCGCACCCGTAGGCCACAGCCTGCCAGCCTGGAGGGCGAGGCGCTGCATTTAGCACAAGCTGCCGAGCCCATCGGTTATGAACCCGAAGAAATGGCGGCCCTGTACCGGGCTATCAACCGGCTATCGGAAGTAGACAAGGCGTTTGTGTTGCTCTATCTGGAGGAGCGCACCTACGAAGAGATGGCCGAAATACTCGGCATCACGCAGAATAATGTGCGCGTGAAAATGCACCGCGTGCAAGAAAAACTTCGCCAATTGCTTACCCAACCCGCCTAA
- a CDS encoding NAD-dependent epimerase/dehydratase family protein, producing MNRILITGNMGYVGPGVVARLRQEFPQAELIGYDMGYFAHCLTGAGRLPETRLDRQIFGDVRQLPDSLLQGLDAIVHLSAISNDPMGQTYEDVTLEVNHAAGIQLAQRAKAAGVRSFVFASSCSIYGAGGEGAKTEDSTLNPLTAYARSKVKSEQDLQPLADESFCVTCLRFATACGWSDRLRLDLVVNDFVAGAVSSGTISILSDGSPWRPLIHVQDMARAIEWALKRPTTTGGAFLAINVGADEWNYQVRELAEAVAEVIPGTKVTLNSAAPPDKRSYRVDFSLYRQLAPDHQPVRTLSDTLAELRDGLLSINFKDADFRSSELMRLRVISRLQATGQLTDALTWAPQPAQAQSAPTEATLHSAAV from the coding sequence ATGAATCGCATTCTTATCACTGGTAACATGGGCTACGTAGGCCCTGGCGTCGTAGCGCGCTTACGTCAAGAGTTTCCTCAAGCCGAGCTTATCGGCTACGACATGGGCTATTTCGCGCACTGCCTCACGGGAGCAGGTCGCCTTCCAGAAACTCGTCTCGACCGCCAAATTTTCGGCGACGTACGCCAGTTGCCTGATTCTTTGCTCCAAGGGCTAGATGCTATTGTGCATCTGTCGGCTATCAGCAACGACCCTATGGGCCAAACCTACGAGGACGTAACACTGGAAGTAAACCATGCAGCCGGTATCCAGTTGGCGCAGCGCGCCAAGGCTGCCGGTGTGCGTTCTTTTGTCTTTGCTAGCTCGTGCAGCATCTATGGAGCGGGAGGCGAAGGTGCCAAAACCGAAGATTCAACCCTGAATCCGCTTACCGCTTATGCCCGCTCTAAAGTGAAGAGCGAGCAAGACTTGCAGCCGCTGGCCGACGAGTCGTTCTGCGTTACGTGCTTGCGCTTCGCCACTGCTTGTGGTTGGAGCGACCGGTTGCGCCTCGATCTGGTAGTTAATGATTTTGTGGCCGGTGCAGTTTCTTCTGGCACTATCTCTATTCTGAGCGATGGTTCGCCTTGGCGGCCACTGATTCACGTTCAGGACATGGCGCGGGCCATCGAGTGGGCCCTAAAGCGCCCAACTACTACGGGTGGTGCCTTCCTGGCTATCAACGTAGGCGCCGACGAGTGGAACTATCAAGTGCGCGAGTTGGCCGAGGCCGTTGCAGAAGTTATTCCTGGCACTAAAGTAACCCTGAATTCTGCTGCACCACCTGACAAGCGTTCTTACCGGGTTGACTTCAGCTTGTACCGTCAGCTGGCACCAGACCACCAGCCGGTTCGCACTCTGTCGGACACACTCGCCGAGCTACGCGACGGCTTATTAAGCATCAATTTCAAGGATGCCGACTTCCGCTCTTCCGAGCTGATGCGTTTGCGCGTTATTAGCCGCCTGCAAGCAACTGGACAGCTGACCGATGCTCTCACCTGGGCTCCTCAGCCAGCACAGGCACAAAGTGCCCCAACAGAAGCCACGCTTCATTCAGCTGCTGTATAA
- a CDS encoding nucleotide exchange factor GrpE, with the protein MADDINVPQDDNLAVDPEQVAGEMTDNETSVLNEGEGTAKVDGAKPDAELNELKDKYLRLAAEFENYKRRTTKERADLFKTANQELMVALLPALDDFDRARNFTKDTDDASAVRESIDIIYNKLQKTLNQKGLAPMEAKGSAFDPDLHEAITQIPAPTEELKGKIVDEVERGYYLGDKVIRHAKVVLGQ; encoded by the coding sequence ATGGCTGACGATATCAATGTGCCCCAGGACGACAACCTGGCCGTAGATCCAGAGCAAGTGGCTGGCGAAATGACCGATAATGAGACATCGGTTTTAAATGAAGGAGAGGGCACTGCGAAAGTAGATGGCGCCAAACCTGACGCTGAGCTAAACGAGCTTAAAGATAAGTACTTGCGTTTGGCGGCTGAGTTCGAGAACTACAAGCGTCGCACGACAAAAGAGCGGGCTGACTTGTTCAAAACGGCCAACCAGGAGCTAATGGTAGCTTTGTTGCCGGCTCTTGACGATTTCGATCGGGCACGCAATTTCACCAAAGACACAGACGATGCTAGCGCTGTGCGCGAGAGCATCGACATTATATATAATAAGCTCCAAAAAACCCTGAACCAGAAAGGACTCGCTCCTATGGAGGCAAAGGGTAGCGCGTTTGATCCAGATTTGCACGAAGCCATTACTCAGATTCCGGCTCCAACGGAAGAGTTAAAAGGCAAAATCGTGGATGAGGTAGAACGTGGTTATTACCTTGGCGATAAAGTGATCCGCCACGCAAAAGTGGTATTGGGCCAGTAA
- a CDS encoding acyltransferase family protein — protein MPNTIVSTGKTRHLTYQELDILHSLRGFCAFYVVIYHAKYVLWSGGQQYLQKFPRISWDINKYILFALDMLSSAGFEMVIFFFVLSGFFIRYAQLRKHRDLLEFYLNRIVRIYPPYLVSVGLAALTLIVLSTHAPQAVSDKINRELNISLATAWYELRHLNVFGIIKTLFFMPVQKMYVGYNHVFWSLLPEALFYLLVPIVFIRIKAYYIISIIAYVVGLVLQQQQIGLNAILNYLLIYNMYFAVGAMLYDVVVNMDLIKLVKKVPAWILFTAVIFLFLVLIGLAIVKLRYISGIVASLLAILCISTLLADKVSSKNILIKLMHAIGIFSFSLYLYHLPLLLICYGLLVIITGDFVFYDRYYWLAVPLVTLACYGLYWITERVSVNYFRKV, from the coding sequence TTGCCTAATACTATCGTTTCCACTGGTAAGACTCGTCACTTGACATACCAGGAATTAGATATTCTACACTCTTTACGCGGATTCTGCGCATTTTATGTGGTTATTTATCATGCAAAGTATGTGCTATGGTCAGGAGGACAACAGTATTTGCAAAAGTTTCCGAGAATTTCTTGGGACATAAATAAATATATTTTATTTGCTCTCGATATGCTGAGCTCAGCAGGGTTTGAGATGGTTATTTTCTTTTTTGTGCTGTCTGGGTTTTTTATAAGATATGCTCAATTACGCAAGCATCGGGATTTATTAGAGTTTTACTTAAATCGTATTGTTCGAATTTATCCTCCTTATTTGGTATCAGTTGGGCTCGCAGCTTTAACTTTAATAGTTTTATCTACTCATGCTCCCCAAGCAGTGAGTGATAAAATTAATAGAGAACTGAATATCTCTTTAGCTACAGCTTGGTATGAACTACGTCATCTTAATGTATTTGGCATTATTAAAACTTTGTTTTTTATGCCAGTACAAAAAATGTATGTAGGTTATAACCATGTATTCTGGTCTCTATTACCTGAAGCGCTCTTTTATTTATTGGTGCCAATAGTATTTATTCGAATCAAGGCTTATTATATAATTTCAATTATTGCTTATGTGGTTGGTTTAGTTTTGCAGCAACAGCAAATAGGTCTTAATGCCATTTTAAATTATTTATTAATTTATAATATGTATTTCGCAGTAGGTGCTATGCTTTATGATGTAGTAGTTAATATGGATTTAATAAAACTTGTTAAGAAAGTGCCCGCATGGATACTATTTACTGCAGTTATTTTTTTGTTTTTGGTATTAATAGGTTTAGCAATTGTTAAACTCCGTTATATTTCCGGAATAGTAGCCTCTTTGTTAGCTATACTCTGTATATCTACATTACTAGCTGATAAAGTATCATCTAAAAATATTTTGATAAAGCTGATGCATGCAATAGGAATCTTTAGCTTTTCATTGTATCTGTATCATCTTCCTTTACTATTGATATGCTATGGGTTGCTAGTAATAATAACAGGCGATTTCGTTTTTTATGACCGCTACTACTGGCTTGCTGTGCCATTGGTCACTTTAGCCTGCTACGGGCTCTACTGGATTACAGAAAGGGTATCAGTAAATTATTTTCGCAAAGTATAG
- a CDS encoding ABC transporter permease produces MFAAIGAAVDDQTDAQQFMFPVTIPLILSYIVSINVIINGDPNGPLAFWLSMIPFTSPIAMVMRLPFGVPLWQLLLSAALLVGGFMFTTWVASRIYRVGVLMYGKKVNYRELSRWMFYKG; encoded by the coding sequence ATGTTTGCGGCCATTGGCGCCGCCGTCGACGACCAGACCGATGCGCAACAATTCATGTTCCCCGTTACGATTCCGCTTATCTTGAGCTACATTGTTAGTATCAACGTAATTATCAACGGTGACCCGAATGGCCCACTGGCCTTCTGGCTATCCATGATTCCGTTCACTTCGCCCATTGCCATGGTCATGCGCTTGCCTTTCGGGGTGCCGCTCTGGCAACTACTATTGTCGGCGGCGTTGCTGGTGGGCGGGTTTATGTTCACTACGTGGGTGGCTAGCCGCATCTACCGGGTGGGCGTGCTGATGTACGGTAAGAAGGTAAACTACCGCGAATTGTCGCGCTGGATGTTCTACAAAGGCTAG
- a CDS encoding ABC transporter ATP-binding protein: MQPILQAIDVHKAYAAHVALNGVSLDIPERSIFGLLGPNGAGKTSLIRIITQITGADSGEIRVRGEKLTPQHIGQIGYLPEERGLYKKMRVGEQLLYLAQLRGLTKADATQRIKNWIDRLELRPWVSKNVEDLSKGMQQKVQFIATVLHEPSIIILDEPFSGFDPINANLIKDEILELRERGATIIFSTHRMESVEELCDNIALINRSRKVLDGSVRDIKNTFKTQTYVVEGRGRLMVTHPDFEVLEHKERENGHFYDRIKLHANTTPNDLLRYLINNVEVHAFREQIPSINDIFIRRVQETMPESLVENVPA, encoded by the coding sequence GTGCAACCTATTCTACAAGCTATTGATGTGCACAAGGCGTATGCCGCGCACGTCGCCCTTAATGGCGTCAGCCTCGACATTCCGGAGCGAAGCATCTTCGGGTTACTTGGCCCAAACGGGGCCGGCAAAACGTCGCTGATTCGCATCATCACCCAGATTACGGGCGCTGATTCCGGCGAAATCCGAGTTCGAGGCGAAAAGCTCACTCCCCAGCATATCGGCCAGATTGGGTACCTGCCGGAAGAGCGGGGTCTATACAAAAAGATGAGGGTAGGGGAGCAATTGCTGTATCTAGCGCAGCTCCGGGGCCTTACAAAAGCCGATGCCACCCAGCGCATCAAAAACTGGATTGACCGGTTGGAACTGCGTCCGTGGGTGAGCAAGAACGTGGAAGACCTCAGCAAAGGCATGCAGCAGAAAGTGCAGTTCATTGCTACCGTGTTGCACGAGCCGAGCATCATCATTCTCGATGAGCCATTTTCGGGCTTCGACCCCATCAACGCCAACCTCATCAAAGACGAAATCTTGGAGCTGCGCGAGCGAGGTGCCACCATCATCTTCAGTACCCACCGCATGGAATCGGTGGAAGAACTCTGCGACAACATTGCCCTGATAAACCGCTCGCGTAAGGTGCTCGATGGCTCGGTTCGGGACATCAAGAATACCTTCAAAACCCAGACCTACGTGGTAGAGGGCCGTGGCCGACTCATGGTAACGCACCCCGACTTTGAAGTGTTGGAACACAAAGAGCGCGAAAACGGCCACTTCTACGACCGAATAAAACTGCACGCCAACACCACGCCCAACGACCTGCTGCGCTACCTCATCAACAACGTGGAAGTGCACGCTTTCCGGGAGCAAATCCCGAGTATTAACGACATCTTCATTCGCCGGGTGCAGGAAACTATGCCCGAAAGCCTAGTGGAAAACGTCCCGGCTTAG
- a CDS encoding adenylate kinase: MLNIVLFGPPGAGKGTQSQKLIARYNLVHLSTGDLLRSQIAQGTELGLRAKKLMDEGLLVPDEVVIGMIESQLASNTEAAGFIFDGFPRTVPQAESLDALMQRYDTGVSCMIALEVAEEELVTRLLERGKTSNRPDDQDETKIRKRVTVYNTETAQVAGFYAAQQKFHALNGIGAIEDIFQQICAIIDQHQAATTEDTRQATDEVKA, from the coding sequence ATGCTAAATATCGTGCTTTTCGGCCCGCCCGGCGCTGGCAAAGGAACGCAAAGTCAGAAGCTAATTGCCCGCTATAATCTAGTGCATTTGTCGACGGGTGATTTGCTCCGCTCCCAAATTGCGCAAGGGACCGAACTTGGTTTGCGTGCCAAAAAGCTCATGGACGAAGGCTTGCTCGTGCCCGATGAGGTAGTGATTGGTATGATCGAAAGCCAACTGGCTAGCAATACAGAGGCTGCGGGTTTCATTTTCGATGGATTTCCCCGCACAGTACCGCAAGCTGAGAGCCTCGACGCCCTCATGCAACGCTATGATACTGGGGTGTCGTGCATGATTGCTTTGGAAGTAGCCGAAGAAGAACTGGTAACTCGCCTATTAGAGCGCGGCAAAACCAGCAACCGGCCCGACGACCAAGACGAAACCAAAATTCGGAAGCGTGTGACTGTGTACAACACCGAAACCGCTCAGGTTGCTGGCTTTTACGCAGCTCAACAAAAATTCCATGCTTTGAATGGTATCGGAGCCATTGAAGATATCTTCCAGCAGATCTGCGCGATTATCGATCAGCACCAGGCGGCCACCACCGAAGACACTCGGCAGGCTACCGACGAAGTAAAAGCGTAA
- the rfbF gene encoding glucose-1-phosphate cytidylyltransferase codes for MKAVIFAGGYGTRISEESAVRPKPMVEIGGRPILWHIMKIYAHHGITDFVICCGFKGHLIKQYFADYFLHNADVTFRMDRNEMHVHRAHAEPWTVTLIDTGQETMTGGRLRRVREYIGDSTFCLTYGDGVGDVDITASIKHHQEEGALATLTAVRQPGRFGVFNLSDSSSSVHDFTEKPTGGETPWINGGFFVLEPSVLDYIEDDDTVWEKGPLEQLAAEGRLSAFRHSGFWQPMDTLRDRNMLEGLWQAGNAPGKYGTMCGLL; via the coding sequence ATGAAAGCAGTAATTTTTGCGGGTGGCTACGGCACTCGAATCAGTGAAGAAAGTGCCGTCCGACCCAAACCTATGGTTGAGATTGGAGGCCGGCCTATCCTGTGGCATATCATGAAAATTTATGCCCACCACGGTATCACCGACTTCGTCATTTGCTGTGGGTTCAAAGGCCACCTTATAAAGCAGTATTTCGCCGACTATTTCCTGCACAACGCCGACGTTACCTTCCGCATGGACCGCAACGAGATGCATGTGCACCGGGCCCATGCCGAGCCTTGGACAGTTACTTTAATTGATACCGGCCAAGAAACCATGACTGGTGGCCGTTTGCGCCGCGTGCGTGAGTACATTGGTGATAGCACATTTTGCCTCACGTATGGCGATGGTGTAGGCGACGTTGATATTACGGCCTCTATCAAACACCATCAAGAGGAAGGCGCTTTGGCCACGCTCACAGCCGTACGTCAGCCTGGCCGTTTCGGCGTATTCAACTTAAGTGATTCCTCTTCGTCAGTGCATGATTTCACTGAGAAACCCACGGGTGGTGAAACGCCATGGATCAACGGTGGCTTCTTCGTATTAGAGCCGAGCGTTTTAGATTACATTGAAGACGACGATACGGTGTGGGAGAAAGGCCCCCTCGAGCAATTAGCAGCAGAAGGTCGCCTAAGTGCTTTCCGTCACTCCGGCTTCTGGCAGCCAATGGATACGCTGCGTGACCGGAACATGCTTGAAGGTTTGTGGCAGGCAGGCAATGCCCCTGGAAAGTATGGAACGATGTGCGGACTCCTTTAG
- a CDS encoding ABC transporter permease: MDKIWLILQREYLTRVRKKSFLIMSLLAPLLLAGTTVGIAKLSGSSDTDVVAVFDQSGQRLLQQLAGTDDVRFVPATGSSLAEATQAFKKAKPKQNALLYFPPSFTMDDTKGIQLLADGNVSLKRQSTIRKAVNKAVGELKMSRSGLNQTTIDNLQANVDLDAVDLTQQGGRKNNVGATTGAAYILSILVYMFIFIYGVQVMRGVSEEKSSRIMEVMLSSVKPFQLMMGKILGIAAVVFTQFALWIVLSWGLTTLAAPLLTDSIKKSPPAAAAAGIQEAAAARDKAAATTDATPVVTPATAEASSPWSFLDGLPVASIVGASCSSSWVATCSTHRCLRPLAPPSTTRPMRNNSCSPLRFRLS; encoded by the coding sequence ATGGATAAAATATGGTTGATTCTGCAGCGCGAATACCTGACGCGAGTGCGGAAAAAGAGTTTTTTGATTATGTCGTTGCTGGCGCCGCTGCTGCTGGCGGGCACTACCGTAGGCATTGCTAAGCTGTCGGGTTCTTCGGATACCGACGTGGTAGCCGTGTTCGACCAAAGTGGGCAGCGTTTATTGCAGCAACTTGCCGGCACCGACGACGTGCGGTTTGTGCCTGCCACGGGAAGTTCTTTGGCTGAGGCCACGCAGGCATTCAAGAAAGCGAAGCCCAAGCAAAATGCGCTGCTCTATTTTCCGCCGAGCTTCACGATGGACGATACCAAAGGCATTCAGCTGCTTGCCGATGGCAACGTGAGTTTGAAGCGCCAAAGCACAATTCGGAAGGCGGTAAACAAAGCGGTAGGTGAGCTGAAGATGAGCCGCTCAGGTCTCAACCAAACCACTATCGACAATCTGCAGGCGAATGTGGACCTGGATGCTGTGGACCTGACGCAGCAGGGAGGCCGCAAAAACAACGTGGGCGCTACTACCGGGGCCGCCTACATTCTCTCGATTCTGGTGTACATGTTCATCTTTATTTACGGCGTGCAGGTGATGCGCGGCGTGAGCGAAGAGAAGTCTAGCCGGATCATGGAGGTGATGCTATCCTCGGTGAAGCCATTTCAACTAATGATGGGCAAGATTCTGGGTATTGCGGCGGTGGTATTCACGCAGTTTGCCTTATGGATCGTGCTGTCGTGGGGGTTGACGACGCTGGCGGCGCCTTTGCTAACAGACTCGATTAAAAAGTCGCCACCTGCAGCGGCAGCGGCAGGTATTCAGGAAGCAGCCGCAGCGCGTGATAAGGCTGCGGCTACTACTGATGCTACGCCCGTCGTAACCCCGGCCACGGCGGAAGCCAGCAGCCCCTGGAGCTTCCTCGATGGCCTGCCCGTGGCCTCTATCGTCGGGGCTTCCTGTTCTTCTTCTTGGGTGGCTACTTGCTCTACTCATCGATGTTTGCGGCCATTGGCGCCGCCGTCGACGACCAGACCGATGCGCAACAATTCATGTTCCCCGTTACGATTCCGCTTATCTTGA